From Amphiprion ocellaris isolate individual 3 ecotype Okinawa chromosome 2, ASM2253959v1, whole genome shotgun sequence, a single genomic window includes:
- the mob3c gene encoding MOB kinase activator 3C isoform X1, whose protein sequence is MALCLGQVFSKDKTFRPRKRFEPGTQRFELYKKAQASLKSGLDLRKVVQLPEGENLNDWIAVHVVDFFNRINLIYGTVSEYCTERTCPIMSGGLRYEYRWQDGDDYKKPTKLPALKYMNLMMDWIESLINNEDIFPTRVGVPFPKNFQQVCKKILSRLFRVFVHVYIHHFDSICSMGAEAHINTCYKHYYYFISEFNLIDQSELEPLKEMTEKICH, encoded by the exons ATGGCGCTGTGTCTCGGACAAGTGTTCAGCAAAGACAAAACCTTCAGGCCCAGGAAGCGTTTTGAGCCGGGCACGCAGCGCTTCGAACTCTACAAGAAGGCCCAGGCCTCGCTCAAGTCGGGCCTGGACCTGAGGAAGGTGGTGCAGCTGCCAGAGGGGGAGAACCTCAATGACTGGATCGCAGTTCACGTTGTGGATTTCTTCAACAGGATCAACCTGATCTACGGCACCGTGAGCGAGTACTGCACCGAGCGCACGTGTCCCATCATGTCTGGGGGACTGAGGTACGAGTACAGGTGGCAGGACGGCGACGACTACAAGAAGCCCACCAAGCTGCCGGCGCTGAAGTACATGAACCTGATGATGGACTGGATCGAGTCGCTCATCAATAACGAGGACATCTTCCCCACCAGAGTAG GTGTACCTTTCCCCAAGAACTTCCAGCAGGTGTGCAAGAAGATCCTGAGCCGCCTCTTCAGAGTGTTTGTGCACGTTTACATCCATCACTTCGACAGCATCTGCAGCATGGGTGCCGAGGCCCACATCAATACCTGCTACAAGCACTACTACTACTTCATCTCAGAGTTCAACCTCATCGATCAGTCCGAACTGGAGCCCCTG AAAGAGATGACAGAGAAGATATGCCATTAA
- the mob3c gene encoding MOB kinase activator 3C isoform X2: MALCLGQVFSKDKTFRPRKRFEPGTQRFELYKKAQASLKSGLDLRKVVQLPEGENLNDWIAVHVVDFFNRINLIYGTVSEYCTERTCPIMSGGLRYEYRWQDGDDYKKPTKLPALKYMNLMMDWIESLINNEDIFPTRVYLSPRTSSRCARRS, translated from the exons ATGGCGCTGTGTCTCGGACAAGTGTTCAGCAAAGACAAAACCTTCAGGCCCAGGAAGCGTTTTGAGCCGGGCACGCAGCGCTTCGAACTCTACAAGAAGGCCCAGGCCTCGCTCAAGTCGGGCCTGGACCTGAGGAAGGTGGTGCAGCTGCCAGAGGGGGAGAACCTCAATGACTGGATCGCAGTTCACGTTGTGGATTTCTTCAACAGGATCAACCTGATCTACGGCACCGTGAGCGAGTACTGCACCGAGCGCACGTGTCCCATCATGTCTGGGGGACTGAGGTACGAGTACAGGTGGCAGGACGGCGACGACTACAAGAAGCCCACCAAGCTGCCGGCGCTGAAGTACATGAACCTGATGATGGACTGGATCGAGTCGCTCATCAATAACGAGGACATCTTCCCCACCAGA GTGTACCTTTCCCCAAGAACTTCCAGCAGGTGTGCAAGAAGATCCTGA